The window AACGAACTTTACGACCAGGGCAAGTACAAGGAATCTGTTCCACTGTATCGTGCTGCCATTGATGATGGCAAGTATGAACCTTTTGCCTGGTTCAATTTGGGTAACGCACTTGTTCAGCTGGGACGCAAGGAAGTGGCCTTGGTGGCTTACCGCCGTACTGTGGAACTGCTGCCCAATTTCGAGAAAGCCTGGATGCTCATGGGCGACATCTATTACCTGGCTGGGGATGCGGGAGAGGCCATTGCTGCCTATAACCGCGCAGTGGAACTGGGTGTAGAATCGGACCATGTCCATTTTGCCTTGGCTGAATGTTATTTGAAGGGCCGCGATTGGACTCTTGCCCAGAAAAATTTTGAACGGGCTCTCCAGCTGAATCCGGATCGTATGGATGCCTGGTATGGCTTGGCCGAAGTCTATGAAAAGTTAGGCGATTATGAATACGCTATCAAGACTTTGCAGAATGCCTTACAGATGACCGCCACCGCTGGCGCAGA of the Fibrobacter sp. UWH6 genome contains:
- a CDS encoding lipopolysaccharide assembly protein LapB, which translates into the protein MLSFFVCILFLLSSTAFAADDYFFKANELYDQGKYKESVPLYRAAIDDGKYEPFAWFNLGNALVQLGRKEVALVAYRRTVELLPNFEKAWMLMGDIYYLAGDAGEAIAAYNRAVELGVESDHVHFALAECYLKGRDWTLAQKNFERALQLNPDRMDAWYGLAEVYEKLGDYEYAIKTLQNALQMTATAGADVHFTMAYYYRSMDSTKKSLNEMENGLLMDPENVSARRYLAQMYVKQESPWMAIFTLEEGLRHKKGVADLNLDLGQIYFNQKRYDEAFECYMKAWLAGNSQGRIGAENVGHVFSNEGDTEKAESLYKRIREKK